In the Nitrospirae bacterium CG2_30_53_67 genome, GCTTGAGGCAAGGCGGAGGTTGAGCCTGGAGCCGGGGCAATGGTACGAGTATCCCGTGCAGACGGTCACCTCATCATTCAAGAACTACCGGCAGGTTTCCCTGTATGTCCACCATATTTACGGCGAAAAGGAAGGGGGAGGCGCCCAGGTCCTCCTCATGGCCGGAGTCCCCTTCGACAAGCTCGGACTTCCGGCGCTCCCGGACCAATCCGATGCCAACCGGTCGGAAAGCATCCAGCATACCATCTATAATAAAATGATCGCTCCGGTGGGGCTTCTCGGCATCCTGCTCTATAAAGTCTACATCAACACAAAGGACGAAGAATAAGGAGATGCCATGACTCAAGCCAAGCCCTTAAGCGGCAAGATCCTGACCAAGACCTTCCTCCTCTGTTCGGTCTTTGTCCTGATGGCGCTCTATTTTCTTGCCCAGCGGTTCATATACGGGCTCGGCGCCGTGACCCACATGAACGACGGCTACCCCTGGGGCCTATGGATCACCTATGACGTCCTGGTCGGAACCGCCCTTGCGTGCGGCGGATATGCCATGGCGCTGCTCGTCTATGTATTCAACCGGGGAGAGTACCATCCCCTTGTGCGGCCGGCCCTGCTGACCAGTCTCTTGGGCTACACCATCGGCGGCGTCTCTATCTTCGTGGATGTGGGCCGGTACTGGCAGGCCTATAACTTAGTTCTCCCCTGGTTCTCCCAGCTCAACTCGGTCATGTTTGAAGTGGCGCTCTGCATCACCACCTATGTTCTCGTCCTCTGGATCGAGTTTGCTCCCATATCCCTGGAACGATTTAATCAGCCAAGGCTCCTGAAAATCCTGAACCGGATGGTGGTGGTCTTCATCGCCGTCGGCGTGCTCCTGCCGACCCTGCATCAGTCGTCACTGGGCCTGCTGGTCTACATCGCCGGGCAGAAGATCTCCCCTCTGTGGCAGACCGGTCTCCTGCCCCTTCTGTTCCTCCTTTCGGCGATCACCATGGGCTATTCCATGGTCATCTTCGAAGCGATTATCTCAGCCCTAACCTTCAGGAGGCCCATGGAAATAAAACTGCTCCAGGGCATCTCGGCCATTATCTCCAATCTGATCGGACTCTACCTGGTGCTCCGTTTCGGGGACCTCGTCTGGCGGGAAGAGCTAAGACTCGCCTTCAAGGGAGACTTGAAGGGCAACATGTTTCTGATCGAGAACCTCCTGCTCATCTTCCCCATGGTGGCTTTATCCAAGCCGTTCAAGATGACTAAGCCGCGCTGGCTTTTCGTTTCCGCGGCATTGATGCTCCTCTCGGGCGCCGTGTACCGCTTCAATACGTATCTGATCGGATATGACCCGGGCCCGGAATGGCGGTATTTCCCTTCGGTCCCGGAGACCATGATCGTCCTCGGATTCATTGCTCTGGAGATCATGGGCTACCTGTACGTGGTCAAGAAGTATCCGGTGCTGTCAGGCGCAAAGAAGGGATGATGCGCAGTATTTTTTTCAGAAACTGTGTCGGGAAAAGCCAAGTCATATAGGAGGGCCCTATGGCAAAGAGAATCGTTGTGGACCCGATTACAAGAATTGAAGGCCACCTGCGGATCGACTGCGAGGTGGACGGCGGAAAAATCACGAATGCCTGGTCTTCCGGCCAGATGTGGCGCGGGATCGAAGTCATCCTCAAGGGAAGGGACCCGAGGGAGGCCTGGATCTTTACCCAGAGGATCTGCGGTGTGTGCACCACGGTGCACGCCGTGGCTTCCGTCCGCTGCGTTGAAAACGCGCTCGGGATGGAGGTTCCCATGAACGCCCAGCACATCCGGAACCTCATCATCGGCGCTCACGGGGTCCATGACCATATGGTGCACTTCTATCATCTGGCGGCCCTCGACTGGGTGGATATCGTCTCCGCGCTCAAGGCCGACCCAAGGGCCGCGGCTCAACTGGGGCAGAAGCTTTCTCCCTGGCCTCGGAACACCTATGAGGAGATCAAGGCCGCGCAGGAGAGGCTGCAGGGTTTGGTGGACTCCGGCCAGCTCGGCGTCTATGGGAGCGGCTACTGGGGGCACCCGGCCATGAAACTCGCCCCCGAGGTCAACCTCCTGGCCGCCGTCCACTATCTGCAGGCCTTGGAGTACCAGAGGGAGATCAACAAGGTGGTCGGCATCCTCGGGAGCAAAACCCCGCACATACAGAATCTCGCCGTGGGCGGCGTAGCCAACCCCATCAATCCCGAGAGCCAGTCCACCCTTACACTCGAGAGACTCTATTACGTCAAGAGCCTGATCGACAAGGTGGGTGAGTTCGTGGAAGACGTCATGCTCGTGGATACGGCGGCCGTGGGCGCCTTTTATGCCGACTGGACCGGATACGGAAAGGGAGTCACGGATTATCTCTCGGTTCCGGATATGCCCATGGACACCCGGGGCACGGTCTTCGCTCTGCCTGGCGGATATATCCCCAACGGCGATATCAGCAAGTTCACCCCCATCAAGAGCTACCATGACGATTTTTTCATGAAGAACGTGAAGGAGAGCATCAAACATTCCTGGTATGACGGCGACTGGAACCGGCACCCGTGGGACGAGGATACGGCGCCGAAATACACGGATTTTCAGGATAACGGCAAGTATTCGTGGGTCAAGTCGCCGAGCTTTCAGGGGAAGCCCGCCCAGGTGGGGCCTCTGGCCAATGTTCTCTGCATGTATGCCGCCGGTCACGAACCCACGAAAAAGTATGTGGACAAAACCCTGGCCACGGTCAGCTCC is a window encoding:
- a CDS encoding Ni/Fe-hydrogenase cytochrome b subunit, with product MTQAKPLSGKILTKTFLLCSVFVLMALYFLAQRFIYGLGAVTHMNDGYPWGLWITYDVLVGTALACGGYAMALLVYVFNRGEYHPLVRPALLTSLLGYTIGGVSIFVDVGRYWQAYNLVLPWFSQLNSVMFEVALCITTYVLVLWIEFAPISLERFNQPRLLKILNRMVVVFIAVGVLLPTLHQSSLGLLVYIAGQKISPLWQTGLLPLLFLLSAITMGYSMVIFEAIISALTFRRPMEIKLLQGISAIISNLIGLYLVLRFGDLVWREELRLAFKGDLKGNMFLIENLLLIFPMVALSKPFKMTKPRWLFVSAALMLLSGAVYRFNTYLIGYDPGPEWRYFPSVPETMIVLGFIALEIMGYLYVVKKYPVLSGAKKG
- a CDS encoding hydrogenase 2 large subunit (involved in hydrogen uptake), which codes for MAKRIVVDPITRIEGHLRIDCEVDGGKITNAWSSGQMWRGIEVILKGRDPREAWIFTQRICGVCTTVHAVASVRCVENALGMEVPMNAQHIRNLIIGAHGVHDHMVHFYHLAALDWVDIVSALKADPRAAAQLGQKLSPWPRNTYEEIKAAQERLQGLVDSGQLGVYGSGYWGHPAMKLAPEVNLLAAVHYLQALEYQREINKVVGILGSKTPHIQNLAVGGVANPINPESQSTLTLERLYYVKSLIDKVGEFVEDVMLVDTAAVGAFYADWTGYGKGVTDYLSVPDMPMDTRGTVFALPGGYIPNGDISKFTPIKSYHDDFFMKNVKESIKHSWYDGDWNRHPWDEDTAPKYTDFQDNGKYSWVKSPSFQGKPAQVGPLANVLCMYAAGHEPTKKYVDKTLATVSSLAGTKVGVDALHSTIGRIAARSVRCAVLYDTLKGQWQALMENIAKGDMTTYNRPVFPKGEQRGFGFHEAPRGTLSHWIVIQDGRIGNYQAVVPSTWNAGPRNDEDALGPYEASLIGNPVADPERPLEVLRTIHSFDPCLACAIHLVDKRNHEIVRVKAL